A single Methanomassiliicoccales archaeon DNA region contains:
- a CDS encoding MFS transporter has product MSNTNSGEGRWRDYHNIWLVLFLSWTLLYADRAITGPVVSWMIANQVGFMLEAPMPHAIGGIIGSMFFAGYMLTQFPAGHLGDRYGHRVLIFISVLWSGIATLLNGLVKSLNSFVALRIITGLGEGAYYSNDRAIICQVTPEKSRGLGLGIVFTGLALGMTLAFVLTPMIIQAGEQMLGEEAAWSLPFIIFAFPTLIMSFVLWKVFAIPSSDILAAGKRMVSWAVVFLMVLMGVYLASAELGLGAVSQAILVLTAAMALIAFIYSSRGFVKSKALKDRKLVMVYLSAIPLLYTLWFFGFWALLVVAEASNMGLPGAALYAALFGLASGIGYPLGGKLCDCFGANRRRAVYILLCLSVVLAIIAIAWLVQGESPHPLALGVLLFIMGVLFAASQTANMALTADLSPAEERGSSFGM; this is encoded by the coding sequence GTGGAGAGGGGCGATGGAGGGATTACCACAACATTTGGTTAGTCCTTTTCTTATCCTGGACACTACTCTACGCGGACAGGGCCATCACTGGACCGGTCGTCTCCTGGATGATCGCGAATCAAGTGGGATTCATGCTCGAAGCACCGATGCCTCACGCCATTGGAGGCATAATAGGCTCCATGTTCTTCGCTGGATACATGCTGACGCAGTTCCCCGCGGGTCATTTAGGGGATAGGTATGGGCATCGGGTCCTGATCTTCATCAGCGTTCTATGGTCTGGTATCGCAACTCTGTTGAACGGCTTAGTAAAGAGTTTGAATTCTTTCGTAGCCTTGCGTATAATTACAGGCCTGGGAGAAGGTGCCTACTATTCTAATGATCGTGCCATCATTTGCCAGGTAACTCCAGAAAAGAGCCGGGGATTGGGGTTGGGCATAGTCTTCACCGGCCTTGCCCTTGGTATGACCCTGGCTTTCGTGCTGACACCTATGATAATCCAAGCAGGAGAGCAGATGTTGGGTGAAGAGGCTGCCTGGTCCCTGCCATTCATCATCTTCGCCTTCCCTACCCTCATAATGTCCTTTGTGCTATGGAAAGTCTTCGCCATTCCTTCATCTGACATATTGGCTGCAGGCAAAAGGATGGTCTCATGGGCTGTCGTCTTCCTAATGGTGCTGATGGGGGTATACCTGGCATCGGCGGAGCTAGGGCTTGGAGCGGTATCCCAAGCTATCCTAGTATTAACGGCCGCGATGGCGCTTATCGCTTTCATTTATTCAAGCAGAGGATTTGTTAAATCCAAAGCGCTCAAGGATAGGAAACTAGTGATGGTTTATCTATCCGCCATTCCTCTTCTTTATACCCTTTGGTTCTTCGGTTTCTGGGCGCTGCTTGTGGTTGCCGAGGCATCAAATATGGGGTTGCCAGGTGCTGCCTTGTATGCAGCGCTCTTCGGTTTGGCTAGCGGCATCGGCTATCCCTTGGGAGGAAAACTGTGCGATTGCTTTGGAGCTAATAGAAGGAGAGCTGTCTACATCCTGCTATGCCTTAGCGTTGTCCTCGCCATAATTGCGATCGCTTGGTTGGTCCAAGGCGAATCTCCGCATCCCCTGGCCCTAGGAGTGCTGCTATTCATAATGGGAGTGCTATTCGCCGCGTCCCAGACCGCCAATATGGCTCTTACCGCCGATCTCTCCCCAGCTGAGGAAAGAGGGAGCTCATTTGGCATGTG